GCCGCCGCGTTCGGACATCCACAGGTCGTCGTTCCAGGTGTAGCCGCCGATGTCCCAGACCACCGAGGCGGTCTGGGGTCGGATTTCACAGGCGAACCCATATGGGTCGGCCTTCTGGACCCGGTAGCCGTTGTACCGGGAATGAATGGCGTACTTGTAAAGGGCCCCCTGGCCCACGCCTGCGATGAAACCTTCCCAAATGCCGGAATCGCCCCGGCATTCCAGAGGGTTGGCCGTTTCGTCCCATTGATTGAAGTCGCCCACCACCGAGACCCGTTCGGCGTTGGGGGCCCAGACGGCGAAATGGGTGCCGCGCACGCCGTCCAGTTCAGCCACATGAGCCCCCATTTTTTCATACGCTCGATAATGAGTGCCTTCCATCCACAGGTGGAGGTCGTAGTCGGTCAGAAACACTTTTTCTTTCTCAGTCATGCCGGTTGTCGCCTCCTGTTTTGTTGCTCAGAAACGCCAGGATCCCCTGAAGGGGGATGCGGATCCATGCCGGGCGGTTGTTGAGTTCGTAGTCCAGCTCGTAGAAAGCTTTGTCCAGGATGAACGCTTCGAGGAGGATTTCCATGTCCCTGGTTTCCCGGGGAAGGAACGAGGCGCCGTGAACGCCTTTCAAGTAGCTGCCGAGAAACGCGGCGCTCACCCATTCCTCCCAGAACCGGCCCCACGGTTCCAGCCGCTGGAATGTGCCGTCGTTGCGCCCCTCGGTAAAGCTGAAGAGCGCACTGTAGACGGCGTAGCTGAACGACCGGAACATTCCGGCGACGTCTTTGAGCGGCGACTGCTTCACGCGGCGCTCCTGGAGGGGCCGCAGGGGTTCGCCTTCGAAGTCGATCAGGATGAAATCGTCGCCGGTTTTGAGGATTTGTCCCAAGTGGAAATCGCCGTGGCAGCGGATGCGGGTGGCGGCCGTTTTCAATTCGGCGAGGGATTCGAAGGTTCCCATGAGGACGGGGTAGGCTTCGAGCGCCCTGTTCGCTTCTTCCTGGGCGGGTTGGGGGAGGTCCTGGAGGCGGGCGTTAAGCCGTTCCAGGGATTTTCTGGCCTTGGTGGCGAGGGATTCGGAAAGCGTTTCCAGGAACTCGCCGTTCAAGGGCTCCGGCGCGAACTCCCGGTTCCGCCGATCGGAAGCCATGGCCAGATGAAACTCGGCCGTCCGCCGCCCCAGCGTGGCCATGCTTTCAAGCATGCCGCCGAAAAGCCTTGCGGCTTCTTCCGGCGCCTCGGTGAAAGCCCTTCCCGTAAAGCTTCCTTCGAAAGGCGGCGGGGGGTCCACGCCCTCCGGAATCTCGCTGACCGCCGTGAAGTAGTCTTTCAGGGACCGCTGCGCATGGGACCAGCCGTCGCCGTCGTTGGGGACGAACTTCTGCAGCACGGCAACGGTCGATTCGGTGCCTTCCGGGGGGCGATACACGACGGTGCCCGCCACCAGGGCGAGGTTTCGAAACGAGGTGCGTTCGGTCAGAAAGAGTGCGATTTCCATGTCGGGGTTCAGGCCTTCTTCGACCCGGCGGTAGACCTTCAAGATGAAGGATTCGTCCAAGACCACCGAGGTATTGCTCTGCTCGGCCGACATCCGCCGCAGATTCGAATAATCCAGTTCCCGCTCCGCCTCCTCGGTGAAGACCTCGGTGGCTCGGGCGGCGACGCGGCCCCCTGCCGCCGTCGGGTAGTAGCGCGAATCCCGGATGGCCATGAGGATGTCCTGGCACGCCGTCTTGTCCGTCAGAGCGTCGAAAACCACACCGTTTTCCTTGGCGGTCTTGACGAAGGCCAGGACGCTTTCCGGCACGTTTTCCATGATCCGTGCCGCTTCCCGGTCCGAAGCGACCTTGAGGGGCACCGAATACAGTTCATGGCCGCCGTCGGCATAGTGGACCCGCACCAGGGTCATGAAGAAGTTGCTCCCCATCTTGGTGGAATCCGCGATGCGGCAGGACACCACTTCCCGGGCCTTGCCCCGGAAGTAGCGCTGCTTCGGCAGGTAGACAGGGAACACCGCGGTTTCCAGCCGGAACTGTTCCTCGGGTTCCATGACGCTTCCGGGATCCCGTTCCAGAAAAAGGGTCGGGATCGACGTGTCTTCCGCCTTGTAAGGGACGCCGACGACGATGGGTTCGGCCTGGGGTTCCAGGCGGAACCAATAAAAGGTGTGGGGACCCAAGGTGATGAAATAGGGGAGCTCCCCGATCCGTGGAAATTCCACGCGCCCCAGCATTTCCACCGGGTTCCAGCCGTTGAATTCGGAAAGATCCAGTTCCGCCGGTTGCACGAACCGGGACAGATTGGCGGTCACGAGAATCACTTCTTCCTTGTAGCGGCGAAGATAGGCCAGGACCTTGCGGTTTTCGGGATGGAGGAAGTGAATGGCGCCGCGCCCGAAGGCCTTGTACTGCTTGCGAAGAGCGATCATGCGGCGGATAAAGTGGTAGAACGACGACGGGTTCCGCTGCTGCGCTTCCACGTTCACGCTCTGATACCCGTAAACCGGGTCCATGATGACCGGTAGATACAGTTCCGCCGGATCCGCCCTGGAAAAGCCGGCGTTCCGATCCGCGGACCACTGCATGGGGGTGCGCACGCCGTTTCGGTCGCCCAGGTGGATGTTGTCGCCCATGCCGATTTCGTCCCCGTAGTAGATGATGGGGGTTCCGGGAAGCGAAAAGAGCAGGCTGTGGAGCAGCTCGCGCCGGCGCAGGCTGTTGTCCACAAGCGGCGCCAGGCGCCTGCGGATGCCCAGATTGAGGCGCATGCGCGCGTCTCTCGCGTATTCCCGGTACATGTAGTCCCGTTCTTCGTCGGTGACCATCTCCAGCGTCAGCTCGTCGTGGTTTCTCAAAAACAGGCCCCATTGGCATTCTTTCGGGATGGCCGGCGTTCGGTTCAGGATTTCGATGATGGGCGTGCGGTCTTCCTGCCGTAGAGCCATGAACATCCGAGGCATCAGCGGAAAGTGGAAGGCCATGTGGCATTCGTCGTTGTCGCCGAAGTATTCCACCACGTCTTCCGGCCACTGGTTGGCTTCGGCGAGCAGCATGCGGTCGTGGAAGTGGTCGTCTACGTATTTTCGGAACCGCTTGATGACCTGGTGGGTTTCCGGAAGGTTTTCATTGTTGGTGCCTTCCCGGACGCACAGATAAGGGACGGCGTCGAGTCTGAGTCCGTCCACGCCCATTTTGAGCCAGAAATCGAGCACCTTGATCACCGCCTGCACCACTCTGGGGTTGTTCAGGTTCAGATCCGGCTGGTGGGAAAAGAACCGGTGCCAGTAATACGCGCCCGCCACCGGGTCCCAGGCCCAGTTGCTGGATTCCGTATCGGTGAAGATGATCCGCGTTTCGGGATACTTGGTATCGGTGTCGCTCCACACATACATGTTGCGCCGGGCCGAACCGGGTTTCGCCCGCCGCGCGGCCTGGAACCAGGGATGCTGGTCGCTGGTATGGTTCACCACCAGCTCCGTGATCACCCGTATGCCGCGCTTGTGGGCTTCCCGAACGAACAGCTTGAAATCCTTGAGAGTGCCGTAGTGGGGGTGGATGCCCCGGTAGTCCGCGATGTCGTAGCCGTCGTCCCTCAAAGGAGACGGATAGAAGGGAAGCAGCCAGACGGCGGTGATGCCCAGTTCTTCCAGGTAGTCGAGCTTTTCCAACAGGCCCCGGAAATCGCCTATACCGTCACGGTTGCTGTCGTAGAAGGCCTTGACGTGCAGTTCGTAAATGATGGCGTCCTTGTACCAGAGCGTCTTTTTCCTCGGAACCATCTGCTTTGCAGCCTCTCACATGAAGTAGTCGAAATCGTGTTCGCGCTTCAGACGCCGCCGAATCCTGAAGATCTGCGCCGGGCTCTCCGCCGGGTTCAGCCGGACGAAGTTCCGCGACCCCTGCCAGAAATAGCGGCCTTCCCCGATCAGGTCGTGGACCTGGAAAACTTCGTCAGGCGCGATCCCCAGGTCTTTCAGGGGGACATGCACCCAGCCTTCGCGGGTTTGGAAAGGGTCCACGTTCACCACCACTAGGATGATGTTGGAAAGGTCTCGGGTCGTCTTGCCGAAAAAGATCAGGTGGTCGTTTTCGCTGTCGTAGAAGCGCAACCCTTCGTTCGAATGGAGCGCGGGGTTTTCACGCCGGATGGTGTTGATCCGGCGGATGAAGTCCCGGAGGTTTCCCGGCCGGTCCCAGTCCCAATGCCGGACCTGGTACTTCTCCGAATCCAGGTATTCTTCCGTGCCCGGAACGGCCCGGGCTTCACAGAGCTCAAAGCCGCAGTAGATCCCGTAGCTCGCCGACAGGGTCGCCGCCAGCACCAGGCGCACCATAAAAGCCGGCCGACCGCCGAATTGCAGGTATTCCGGAAGGATATCCGGCGTGTTGGTGAAAAAGTTCGGGCGGAAGTATTCCCGGAGTTCCGTTTGGGTGAGTTCGGTGAGGTATTCGGTGATTTCGCGCTTGGTGTTCCGCCACGTGAAGTAGGTGTAGGACTGGTTGAACCCCACCTTGGCCAGCGCGTTCATCACCTTGGGCCGGGTGAAGGCTTCGGACAGGAAGATCACGTCGGGGTGTTGCGCGTGGATTTCGGCAATGAGCCAGTGCCAGAACCGCAGCGGCTTGGTGTGGGGATTGTCCACGCGGAAGATCCGCACGCCCTTTTCGATCCAGAAGGTGACCACGCTCTTCAGTTCGTCCCAGAGTTCTTCCCAGTTATCGCATTCGAAGTTGAAGGGGTAGACGTCCTGGTATTGCTTGGGAGGGTTTTCCGCGTATTTGATGGTGCCGTCGGGCCGGTGGAGGAACCACTCCGGGTGTTCGGTCACATAAGGGTGATCGGGGGCGCACTGGTAGGCGAGGTCCAGGGCGATTTCCAGTCCGAAGCGCCGCGCTTCTTGCACCAGGTGAGCGAAATCTTCGAAGGTTCCGAGTTCCGGGTGGATCGCCTTGTGGCCGCCTTCGGCCGACCCGATGGCCCACGGGCTCCCGGGATCCTCCGGACCGGCGTTCAGGGTGTTGTTGGGGCCTTTCCGGTTCACCCGCCCGATGGGATGAATGGGCGGGAAATAGAGTACGTCGAACCCCATCCCCGCAAAGTACGGGAGCATCCCTTCCACGTCCTTGAACGTGCCGCTCCGTCCGGGATCCGGGCCGGCGGAACGGGGAAACAGTTCGTACCATGCGCTGAACCGAGCGCGCTCGCGGTCCACCTTGACCGGCAGGATCCGCTCGAAGGCGGCCTCCCGGGACCGGTCCGGGTATCGGGCCATAATGGCCGCCAGATCTTCCGAAAGCGCGCAGGCGACCCGGTCAGCCTGAGGCGCATCGCTTCGAAGCGACGCCGCGCGGTCGGTGAGCCACCGGCGGTCGGCGCCGGCCGCTCTTTCAGACGCCTGGTCCAGAAGCTGAGCGCCTTCCAGGAGTTCGCTCGATACGTCCTGGGCGGCCTCGAACTTCTTCCTCAGCCCGTCTTTCCAGGTGGAAAACCGGTCGATCCAGGCCTTCACCGTGAACAGGTGCGGTTCCAGGGCGGCGATGAAAAATTCGGCCACGTAGGTGTCGTTTCCGATGAACCTCATCGGGGTCTCCGCCCACGCCTCGGCGGACGCCGGGCGATGGCACAGAATGACGCTCAGGGCGTTGTGGCCGTCCGTGAAGACATCGGCGACGACCCGGACCGTTTCCCCCACGGTGCGTTTCGCAGGAAACCGGCCGCCGTCGATCCGGGGCTTCACGTTTTCGATCCAGACGCGGCCGCTGTCTTTTTCGGGAATGAGGAGGGTTTCGGATCTCTTTCGAGCGGTCATTGTGGCTCCTGGTGATCTTGCGCGGGTGAGGCGTCCGTCGCCTCCGCCGAGTCGCACACCCTTTGATATACGGCCATCACCCGTTCGGCCACCCGGTCCCAGCCGAACTCGGCGATTACCCGTTCGCGCCCCTTCCGGCCCATGGCTTTTGCTCGTTCGGGGTTCCGGAGGATCGTGTTTACGGCCTCGGCCAGTTCCCGGGCGAACCGTTCGGGGTCGGCGGGCTCGGGATCGTCGGCCGACCGGCGGGTGAAAGGAACCAAAATCCCGGTTTCTCCGTCCATCACCACGTCCGGGATGCCTCCCACCGCACTGGCCACCACCGGCGTTTCACACGCCATGGCCTCCAGGTTGATGATCCCGAACGGTTCGTAAATCGACGGGCAACAGAACACGGCCGCATGGGAGTAAAGCTGGACGGCCGCTTCCCGGGGAACCATTTCGCGGATCCACAGCGTGTGGGGCCTTGCCCGCTGAAGGTTCGTCCACGCCGACTGGATTTCCGTTTCCATCTCGACGGTGTCGGGACTTCCCGCGCACAGAACGATGTGAACGTTGGGATCGATCCAGCGGGCCGCTCGAACGAAGTGGTGAATCCCTTTCTGTCGGCTCACGCGGCCCAGAAACAGGACATAGCGCCGCTTAGGATCCACTCCGTAGCGGGTCAGCCAGTCGGTGGCTGCCACCGGGCGGAAGAAATCGTGATCGATCCCGTTGGGAACGACGGTCACCCGTTCGGGGTCCACCGAAAACCGGGCGAGGATTTCACGGCGGTCATTCTCTGAAACGGCGATCACCGCATCGGCCGCTTCCAGGGCCGCCCTTTCCACCCAAGACGAGACATCGTAGCCGCGGCCCAGTTGCTCGCGCTTCCAGGGCCGGAGCGGCTCCAGGGAGTGGACCGTGACCACGAGCGGAATCCCGTAACCGAGTTTGGCCAGGAGTCCGCCCCAGGCGGCGTACCATGTGTGGGTGTGGACCACGTCCGCTTCGATGGGGGTCGCGTTGAAATGAAGGCAGGTCTGGAGGGCCATGAAGGCCTGCTTGACCTTAAGGGGATTCCCTTGGAAAAGCCCCTCGCGGAACGGGTACCCCTTCACCGAGGGATTCGAACACGGGGCGTGCTGGTCGCCGAAGCACTTGACTTCCACCTCCGCCATCCGGGCCGTCTGCCGGACCAGGTGTTCCACGTGCACCCCGGCGCCCCCGTAGACGTGGGGCGGATATTCGCGCGTCATGTAGACTATTTTCACAAAAACGTTCCCCTCCCGGCTTGCTGCATCTCCAAGCCCGTACATCTTCACCCCGGCCCTCTCCCGGAAGGGCGCGGGAATGCTCGGACGGTTTCCTAAACGTCCTCTTCTTTCTCCTCCAGTCTGAAGAGGGCCAGGCTCCGGGACACCATTTCATAGCCGGCGCCGGCTTCCCAAAAACGGACCGCTTCGGGAGGATTCACATCGTAGCGCGTGTCCACCAGAAGCTCCCATGTCCCGCCTTGGTTTCCGGAATTGTAGGTCGGAAGCACGAAGCGGCAGGCGTTTTCGCCGTTGAAGTTGAGCAGTATGAGCAGTGTGTCGCCCACAATGGGCTTCCCCTTGGGATCCACTTCGTCGATGGCGTCGCCTCCCAGAAGCAGCCCGAAGGCGCCGGCTTCCGGGTCGTGCCAGTCCTGCTGCGTCATTTCGCGGCCTTCACAAGTGACCCAGGTGATGTCCTTCCAGCCCGTTCCGTGGATCGGGCGGCCCCGGAAAAAATTCTGCCGGTGGAACACCGGCTGCTGGTGCCGGATGGCGATCACCTTCTTTACGAACTGGAGGAAACGCTGGTCCCTTTTCCCTATCTGCCAATGCACCCAGCTGATTTCGTTGTCCTGGCAGTAGGCGTTGTTGTTTCCCTGCTGCGTCCGACTCAGCTCGTCGCCCCCAAGGATCATGGGGACGCCCAGGGAAAACAGGAGCGTCGCCATCAGGTTGCGTTTCTGTTTGTAGCGGAGCCACAGGACTTCCGGATCGTCCGTCGGGCCTTCCACGCCGAAATTGAAGCTGTTGTTGTGGCTTTCGCCGTCGCGGTTTTCTTCGCCGTTGGCTTCATTGTGCTTTTCGTTGTAGCTCACCAGATCGTGCAGAGTGAACCCGTCATGGCAGGTGACGAAGTTGATGCTCGCATAGGGCTTTCGGCCGCTGCGTTCGTAAAGGTCGCTGCTTCCGGC
This is a stretch of genomic DNA from Desulfoglaeba alkanexedens ALDC. It encodes these proteins:
- the glgA gene encoding glycogen synthase, with translation MKIVYMTREYPPHVYGGAGVHVEHLVRQTARMAEVEVKCFGDQHAPCSNPSVKGYPFREGLFQGNPLKVKQAFMALQTCLHFNATPIEADVVHTHTWYAAWGGLLAKLGYGIPLVVTVHSLEPLRPWKREQLGRGYDVSSWVERAALEAADAVIAVSENDRREILARFSVDPERVTVVPNGIDHDFFRPVAATDWLTRYGVDPKRRYVLFLGRVSRQKGIHHFVRAARWIDPNVHIVLCAGSPDTVEMETEIQSAWTNLQRARPHTLWIREMVPREAAVQLYSHAAVFCCPSIYEPFGIINLEAMACETPVVASAVGGIPDVVMDGETGILVPFTRRSADDPEPADPERFARELAEAVNTILRNPERAKAMGRKGRERVIAEFGWDRVAERVMAVYQRVCDSAEATDASPAQDHQEPQ
- a CDS encoding alpha-1,4-glucan--maltose-1-phosphate maltosyltransferase, whose product is MTARKRSETLLIPEKDSGRVWIENVKPRIDGGRFPAKRTVGETVRVVADVFTDGHNALSVILCHRPASAEAWAETPMRFIGNDTYVAEFFIAALEPHLFTVKAWIDRFSTWKDGLRKKFEAAQDVSSELLEGAQLLDQASERAAGADRRWLTDRAASLRSDAPQADRVACALSEDLAAIMARYPDRSREAAFERILPVKVDRERARFSAWYELFPRSAGPDPGRSGTFKDVEGMLPYFAGMGFDVLYFPPIHPIGRVNRKGPNNTLNAGPEDPGSPWAIGSAEGGHKAIHPELGTFEDFAHLVQEARRFGLEIALDLAYQCAPDHPYVTEHPEWFLHRPDGTIKYAENPPKQYQDVYPFNFECDNWEELWDELKSVVTFWIEKGVRIFRVDNPHTKPLRFWHWLIAEIHAQHPDVIFLSEAFTRPKVMNALAKVGFNQSYTYFTWRNTKREITEYLTELTQTELREYFRPNFFTNTPDILPEYLQFGGRPAFMVRLVLAATLSASYGIYCGFELCEARAVPGTEEYLDSEKYQVRHWDWDRPGNLRDFIRRINTIRRENPALHSNEGLRFYDSENDHLIFFGKTTRDLSNIILVVVNVDPFQTREGWVHVPLKDLGIAPDEVFQVHDLIGEGRYFWQGSRNFVRLNPAESPAQIFRIRRRLKREHDFDYFM
- the treS gene encoding maltose alpha-D-glucosyltransferase; translated protein: MVPRKKTLWYKDAIIYELHVKAFYDSNRDGIGDFRGLLEKLDYLEELGITAVWLLPFYPSPLRDDGYDIADYRGIHPHYGTLKDFKLFVREAHKRGIRVITELVVNHTSDQHPWFQAARRAKPGSARRNMYVWSDTDTKYPETRIIFTDTESSNWAWDPVAGAYYWHRFFSHQPDLNLNNPRVVQAVIKVLDFWLKMGVDGLRLDAVPYLCVREGTNNENLPETHQVIKRFRKYVDDHFHDRMLLAEANQWPEDVVEYFGDNDECHMAFHFPLMPRMFMALRQEDRTPIIEILNRTPAIPKECQWGLFLRNHDELTLEMVTDEERDYMYREYARDARMRLNLGIRRRLAPLVDNSLRRRELLHSLLFSLPGTPIIYYGDEIGMGDNIHLGDRNGVRTPMQWSADRNAGFSRADPAELYLPVIMDPVYGYQSVNVEAQQRNPSSFYHFIRRMIALRKQYKAFGRGAIHFLHPENRKVLAYLRRYKEEVILVTANLSRFVQPAELDLSEFNGWNPVEMLGRVEFPRIGELPYFITLGPHTFYWFRLEPQAEPIVVGVPYKAEDTSIPTLFLERDPGSVMEPEEQFRLETAVFPVYLPKQRYFRGKAREVVSCRIADSTKMGSNFFMTLVRVHYADGGHELYSVPLKVASDREAARIMENVPESVLAFVKTAKENGVVFDALTDKTACQDILMAIRDSRYYPTAAGGRVAARATEVFTEEAERELDYSNLRRMSAEQSNTSVVLDESFILKVYRRVEEGLNPDMEIALFLTERTSFRNLALVAGTVVYRPPEGTESTVAVLQKFVPNDGDGWSHAQRSLKDYFTAVSEIPEGVDPPPPFEGSFTGRAFTEAPEEAARLFGGMLESMATLGRRTAEFHLAMASDRRNREFAPEPLNGEFLETLSESLATKARKSLERLNARLQDLPQPAQEEANRALEAYPVLMGTFESLAELKTAATRIRCHGDFHLGQILKTGDDFILIDFEGEPLRPLQERRVKQSPLKDVAGMFRSFSYAVYSALFSFTEGRNDGTFQRLEPWGRFWEEWVSAAFLGSYLKGVHGASFLPRETRDMEILLEAFILDKAFYELDYELNNRPAWIRIPLQGILAFLSNKTGGDNRHD